A single Vicugna pacos chromosome 15, VicPac4, whole genome shotgun sequence DNA region contains:
- the PPM1G gene encoding protein phosphatase 1G isoform X1 produces MGAYLSQPNTVKCSGDGVGASRLPLPYGFSAMQGWRVSMEDAHNCIPELDSETAMFSVYDGHGGEEVALYCAKYLPDIIKDQKAYKEGKLQKALEDAFLAIDAKLTTEEVIKELAQIAGRPTEDEDEKEKVADEDDVDNEEAALLHEEATMTIEELLTRYGQNCHKGAPHSKSGAGTGEEPGSQGLNGEAGPEDPSRETSSEENGPTAKAHMGLSSNSERGTEAGQGGEPGTPTGEAGPSCSSASDKLPRVAKSKFFEDSEDESDEAEEEEEDSEECSEEEDGYSSEEAENEEDEDDTEEAEEDEEEEEEMMVPGMEGKEEPGSDSGTTAVVALIRGKQLIVANAGDSRCVVSEAGKALDMSYDHKPEDEVELARIKNAGGKVTMDGRVNGGLNLSRAIGDHFYKRNKNLPPEEQMISALPDIKVLTLTDDHEFMVIACDGIWNVMSSQEVIDFIQSKISQRDENGELRLLSSIVEELLDQCLAPDTSGDGTGCDNMTCIIICFKPRNTAELQPESGKRKLEEVLSAEGAEENGNSDNKKKAKRD; encoded by the exons ATGGGTGCCTACCTCTCCCAGCCCAACACGGTGAAGTGCTCCGGGGATGGGGTCGGCGCCTCGCGCCTGCCGCTGCCCTACGGCTTCTCCGCCATGCAAGGCTGGCGCGTTTCCATGGAG GATGCTCACAACTGTATTCCTGAGCTGGACAGTGAGACAGCCATGTTTTCTGTCTATGATGGACATGGAG GGGAGGAAGTTGCCTTGTACTGTGCCAAATATCTTCCTGATATCATCAAAGATCAGAAGGCCTACAAAGAAGGCAAGctacagaag GCTTTGGAAGATGCCTTCTTGGCTATCGATGCCAAACTAACGACTGAGGAAGTCATTAAGGAGCTGGCACAGATTGCAGGACGACCTACTGAGGAtgaggatgaaaaagaaaaagtagctgATGAGGATGATG TGGACAATGAGGAGGCTGCACTGCTGCATGAAGAGGCTACCATGACTATTGAAGAGCTGTTGACACGCTACGGGCAGAACTgtcataagggtgctccccacaGCAAATCTGGAGCTGGGACAGGCGAGGAACCAGGTTCTCAGGGTCTCAACGGAGAGGCAGGACCTGAGGACCCATCTAGGGAAACTTCTTCAGAGGAAAATGGCCCCACAGCCAAGGCTCACATGGGCCTTTCCTCCAACTCGGAACGTGGGACTGAGGCAGGCCAAGGTGGTGAGCCTGGCACTCCCACTGGTGAGGCCGGGCCTTCCTGCTCTTCAGCCTCTGACAAGCTGCCTCGAGTTGCTAAGTCCAAGTTCTTTGAGGACAGTGAGGATGAGTCAGatgaggcagaggaggaagaggaagacagcGAG GAATGCAGCGAGGAAGAAGATGGCTACAGCAGTGAAGAGGCAGAGAATGAGGAAGATGAGGATGACACTGAGGAGGCtgaagaggatgaggaagaagaggaggagatgaTGGTGCCTGGGATGGAAGGCAAAGAAGAG CCTGGCTCTGACAGTGGTACAACAGCAGTGGTGGCTCTGATAAGAGGGAAGCAGTTGATTGTAGCCAATGCAGGAGACTCCCGCTGTGTGGTGTCTGAGGCTGGCAAAGCTTTAGACATGTCCTATGACCACAAACCGGAGGATGAAGTGGAGCTAGCACGCATCAAGAATGCTGGTGGCAAGGTCACCATGGATGGGCGAGTCAACGGTGGCCTCAACCTCTCCAGAGCCATTG GAGACCACTTCTACAAGAGAAACAAGAACTTGCCACCTGAGGAACAAATGATTTCAGCCCTTCCTGACATCAAGGTGCTGACTCTCACTGATGATCATGAATTCATGGTCATTGCCTGTGATGGCATTTG GAATGTGATGAGCAGCCAGGAAGTTATAGACTTTATTCAATCAAAGATAAGCCAGCGTGATGAAAATGGGGAGCTTCGGTTATTGTCATCCATTGTGGAAGAG CTGCTGGATCAGTGCCTGGCACCAGACACTTCTGGGGACGGTACAGGGTGTGACAACATGACCTGCATCATCATTTGCTTCAAGCCCCGAAACACAGCAGAGCTTCAGCCAGAGAGTGGCAAGCGGAAACTGGAGGAGGTGCTCTCTGCTGAGGGGGCTGAAGAAAATGGCAACAGTGACAATAAGAAGAAGGCCAAGCGGGACTAG
- the PPM1G gene encoding protein phosphatase 1G isoform X2, translating into MFSVYDGHGGEEVALYCAKYLPDIIKDQKAYKEGKLQKALEDAFLAIDAKLTTEEVIKELAQIAGRPTEDEDEKEKVADEDDVDNEEAALLHEEATMTIEELLTRYGQNCHKGAPHSKSGAGTGEEPGSQGLNGEAGPEDPSRETSSEENGPTAKAHMGLSSNSERGTEAGQGGEPGTPTGEAGPSCSSASDKLPRVAKSKFFEDSEDESDEAEEEEEDSEECSEEEDGYSSEEAENEEDEDDTEEAEEDEEEEEEMMVPGMEGKEEPGSDSGTTAVVALIRGKQLIVANAGDSRCVVSEAGKALDMSYDHKPEDEVELARIKNAGGKVTMDGRVNGGLNLSRAIGDHFYKRNKNLPPEEQMISALPDIKVLTLTDDHEFMVIACDGIWNVMSSQEVIDFIQSKISQRDENGELRLLSSIVEELLDQCLAPDTSGDGTGCDNMTCIIICFKPRNTAELQPESGKRKLEEVLSAEGAEENGNSDNKKKAKRD; encoded by the exons ATGTTTTCTGTCTATGATGGACATGGAG GGGAGGAAGTTGCCTTGTACTGTGCCAAATATCTTCCTGATATCATCAAAGATCAGAAGGCCTACAAAGAAGGCAAGctacagaag GCTTTGGAAGATGCCTTCTTGGCTATCGATGCCAAACTAACGACTGAGGAAGTCATTAAGGAGCTGGCACAGATTGCAGGACGACCTACTGAGGAtgaggatgaaaaagaaaaagtagctgATGAGGATGATG TGGACAATGAGGAGGCTGCACTGCTGCATGAAGAGGCTACCATGACTATTGAAGAGCTGTTGACACGCTACGGGCAGAACTgtcataagggtgctccccacaGCAAATCTGGAGCTGGGACAGGCGAGGAACCAGGTTCTCAGGGTCTCAACGGAGAGGCAGGACCTGAGGACCCATCTAGGGAAACTTCTTCAGAGGAAAATGGCCCCACAGCCAAGGCTCACATGGGCCTTTCCTCCAACTCGGAACGTGGGACTGAGGCAGGCCAAGGTGGTGAGCCTGGCACTCCCACTGGTGAGGCCGGGCCTTCCTGCTCTTCAGCCTCTGACAAGCTGCCTCGAGTTGCTAAGTCCAAGTTCTTTGAGGACAGTGAGGATGAGTCAGatgaggcagaggaggaagaggaagacagcGAG GAATGCAGCGAGGAAGAAGATGGCTACAGCAGTGAAGAGGCAGAGAATGAGGAAGATGAGGATGACACTGAGGAGGCtgaagaggatgaggaagaagaggaggagatgaTGGTGCCTGGGATGGAAGGCAAAGAAGAG CCTGGCTCTGACAGTGGTACAACAGCAGTGGTGGCTCTGATAAGAGGGAAGCAGTTGATTGTAGCCAATGCAGGAGACTCCCGCTGTGTGGTGTCTGAGGCTGGCAAAGCTTTAGACATGTCCTATGACCACAAACCGGAGGATGAAGTGGAGCTAGCACGCATCAAGAATGCTGGTGGCAAGGTCACCATGGATGGGCGAGTCAACGGTGGCCTCAACCTCTCCAGAGCCATTG GAGACCACTTCTACAAGAGAAACAAGAACTTGCCACCTGAGGAACAAATGATTTCAGCCCTTCCTGACATCAAGGTGCTGACTCTCACTGATGATCATGAATTCATGGTCATTGCCTGTGATGGCATTTG GAATGTGATGAGCAGCCAGGAAGTTATAGACTTTATTCAATCAAAGATAAGCCAGCGTGATGAAAATGGGGAGCTTCGGTTATTGTCATCCATTGTGGAAGAG CTGCTGGATCAGTGCCTGGCACCAGACACTTCTGGGGACGGTACAGGGTGTGACAACATGACCTGCATCATCATTTGCTTCAAGCCCCGAAACACAGCAGAGCTTCAGCCAGAGAGTGGCAAGCGGAAACTGGAGGAGGTGCTCTCTGCTGAGGGGGCTGAAGAAAATGGCAACAGTGACAATAAGAAGAAGGCCAAGCGGGACTAG